One Pseudomonas fluorescens genomic region harbors:
- a CDS encoding polyamine ABC transporter substrate-binding protein, whose amino-acid sequence MVTMKRILGATVCGLTLLAGAVQAEQRELRVYNWADYILPSVPKDFAAKSGIKVTWDTFDTNESLEAKLLTGNSGYDLVVPSNQFLETQIKAGVFQKLDKSKLPNWSHQDPELLKLLEKNDPGNQYSVPYMVGTVLIGFNPAKVKAALGDNAPVDSWDLVFKPENMEKLKACGVAMLDSPTEILPLALHYLGLDPNSQNPADYEKAKELMMKIRPYVTYFNSAKYMTDIANGDICVAIGYSGSFYQFGNRAKEANNGVVVDWRLPKEGAPIWFDTFAIPKSAKNVDEAHEFLNTLLDPKVIAPISDFLGYPNANKDSMALINKEITGNPNLTPTSEALKKLYVVQPLPQKLERVRTRVWTSIKSDK is encoded by the coding sequence ATGGTCACGATGAAACGCATTCTGGGCGCCACCGTGTGTGGGCTGACGCTGCTGGCCGGCGCTGTCCAGGCTGAGCAGCGCGAACTGCGGGTGTACAACTGGGCGGATTACATTCTGCCCTCGGTACCCAAGGATTTCGCCGCGAAAAGCGGCATCAAAGTGACCTGGGACACCTTCGACACCAACGAATCCCTCGAAGCCAAATTGCTTACCGGCAACTCTGGCTACGACCTGGTCGTGCCGTCGAACCAGTTCCTCGAAACCCAGATCAAGGCCGGCGTATTCCAGAAACTCGACAAATCCAAACTGCCAAACTGGAGCCATCAGGATCCGGAACTCTTGAAGCTGCTGGAGAAAAACGACCCCGGCAACCAATACAGCGTGCCTTATATGGTTGGCACCGTGCTGATTGGCTTCAACCCCGCCAAGGTCAAGGCAGCACTGGGCGACAATGCGCCGGTGGACAGCTGGGATCTGGTGTTCAAACCGGAGAATATGGAAAAGCTCAAAGCCTGCGGCGTAGCGATGCTCGATTCGCCGACGGAAATTCTGCCGTTGGCCCTGCATTATCTCGGGCTCGATCCGAATAGCCAAAACCCCGCCGATTACGAAAAAGCCAAAGAGCTGATGATGAAGATCCGGCCTTACGTGACCTACTTCAACTCGGCGAAATACATGACCGACATCGCCAACGGCGACATCTGCGTGGCCATCGGGTACTCGGGCAGTTTCTACCAGTTCGGCAATCGCGCCAAAGAGGCGAACAACGGCGTGGTGGTCGACTGGCGCTTGCCGAAGGAGGGCGCGCCGATCTGGTTCGACACCTTCGCCATTCCGAAAAGCGCGAAGAATGTCGACGAAGCCCACGAATTCCTCAACACCTTGCTCGACCCGAAAGTGATCGCGCCGATCAGTGATTTCCTCGGGTATCCGAATGCGAACAAGGATTCGATGGCGTTGATCAACAAGGAAATCACCGGCAACCCGAACCTGACGCCGACCAGCGAAGCGCTGAAAAAGCTCTATGTGGTCCAGCCATTGCCGCAGAAACTTGAACGCGTACGCACTCGGGTGTGGACGAGCATCAAATCCGATAAATAA
- a CDS encoding pyridoxal-phosphate dependent enzyme — translation MSKDSRPAVLGLIGNTPLVRVTRFDTGPCTLFLKLESQNPGGSIKDRIGLAMIDAAERDGRLQPGGTIVEATAGNTGLGLALVGRVKGYRVVLVVPDKMSTEKVLHLKAMGAEVHITRSDVGKGHPEYYQDVAARLAKDIPGAFFADQFNNPANPLAHECSTAPEIWAQTEHDLDAIVVGVGSAGTLTGLTRFFQRVQPNLEMVLADPIGSVMAQYSRDGSLPKPGSWAVEGIGEDFIPSITDLSSVRHAYSISDAESFDHARQLLKAEGILGGSSTGTLFAAALRYCREQTEPKRVVSFVCDTGTRYLSKVYNDQWMTDQGLLQRKGYGDLRDLIARRFEDGRVISVGPDDTLLTAFQRMRLADVSQLPVLVEGKQLVGVIDESDILLGVHEDAARFSQSVSSVMTDKLQTLAPGASLSELESVLSRGLVAIVADASGFHGLITRTDMLNQLRRSLA, via the coding sequence ATGTCAAAAGATTCCCGCCCTGCCGTGCTTGGGCTGATCGGCAATACCCCGTTGGTGCGCGTGACCCGTTTTGATACCGGGCCGTGCACACTGTTTCTCAAACTCGAATCACAAAACCCCGGCGGCTCGATCAAGGATCGCATCGGTCTGGCCATGATCGACGCGGCGGAGCGCGACGGGCGTCTGCAACCCGGCGGCACCATTGTCGAAGCCACCGCCGGCAACACCGGACTCGGCCTGGCACTGGTCGGGCGCGTCAAGGGCTATCGCGTGGTGCTGGTGGTGCCGGACAAGATGTCCACCGAAAAAGTCCTGCACTTGAAGGCGATGGGCGCCGAAGTGCACATCACCCGCTCCGACGTCGGCAAGGGTCATCCCGAGTATTACCAGGACGTCGCCGCACGCTTGGCGAAAGACATTCCCGGCGCGTTTTTCGCCGACCAGTTCAACAACCCGGCCAACCCACTGGCCCACGAATGCAGCACCGCACCGGAAATCTGGGCACAGACCGAACATGATCTGGATGCGATCGTGGTGGGCGTTGGCTCGGCCGGCACGTTGACCGGGCTGACCCGATTCTTTCAACGCGTGCAGCCGAATCTGGAGATGGTCCTGGCCGACCCAATCGGCTCGGTCATGGCGCAATACAGTCGCGACGGCTCGCTGCCGAAGCCCGGATCATGGGCCGTCGAAGGCATCGGTGAAGATTTCATTCCATCGATTACCGACCTGTCGAGCGTGCGCCACGCCTACTCGATCAGCGATGCAGAAAGCTTCGACCACGCCCGGCAACTGCTCAAGGCTGAAGGCATTCTCGGTGGTTCGTCGACCGGCACCCTCTTTGCTGCCGCGCTGCGCTATTGCCGCGAGCAGACCGAGCCGAAACGCGTGGTCAGTTTCGTCTGCGACACCGGCACGCGTTATCTGTCGAAGGTCTACAACGATCAATGGATGACTGACCAGGGCCTGTTGCAACGCAAGGGCTATGGCGATCTGCGCGACCTGATCGCCCGGCGCTTCGAAGACGGCCGCGTAATCAGCGTCGGCCCCGATGACACCCTGCTGACCGCGTTCCAGCGCATGCGCCTGGCGGACGTTTCGCAACTGCCGGTGCTGGTGGAAGGCAAACAACTGGTCGGGGTGATCGACGAATCCGACATCCTTCTTGGCGTGCATGAAGATGCAGCGCGCTTCAGCCAATCGGTGTCCAGCGTGATGACCGACAAACTGCAAACCCTTGCCCCCGGCGCCAGCCTTTCCGAGCTGGAATCGGTGCTCAGCCGTGGTCTCGTCGCCATCGTCGCCGATGCCTCAGGTTTCCATGGGCTGATCACCCGCACCGACATGCTCAACCAATTACGGAGATCCCTCGCATGA
- a CDS encoding cystathionine gamma-synthase has protein sequence MTQHDNKSQSFATRVIHAGQAPDPSTGALMPPIYANSTYLQESPGVHKGLDYGRSHNPTRFALERCVADLEGGTRAFAFASGLAAISTVLELLDAGSHIVSGNDLYGGTFRLFDKVRQRSAGHRFSFVDLTDLSAFEASLQDDTRMVMVETPTNPLLSLSDLAAIARICRARGIICVADNTFASPYIQRPLELGFDIVLHSTTKYLNGHSDVIGGIAVVGQNAELAEKLGFLQNAVGAIAGPFDAFLTLRGVKTLALRMERHCSNALELAQWLEQQAQVKRVHYPGLPSHPQHELAKRQMHGFGGMISVDLNTDLAGARRFLENVKIFALAESLGGVESLIEHPAIMTHATIPAQTRAKLGIGDGLVRLSVGVEDLDDLRADLAQALQSI, from the coding sequence ATGACTCAACACGACAACAAATCGCAAAGTTTCGCGACCCGCGTCATCCACGCCGGGCAAGCGCCGGACCCGAGCACCGGCGCGCTGATGCCGCCGATCTACGCCAACTCCACCTACTTGCAAGAAAGTCCCGGCGTGCATAAGGGTCTGGATTACGGCCGCTCGCACAACCCGACGCGGTTTGCGCTGGAACGCTGCGTGGCGGATCTTGAAGGTGGCACTCGCGCGTTTGCGTTTGCCTCCGGGCTGGCGGCGATTTCCACGGTACTCGAATTGCTCGATGCCGGTTCACACATCGTCTCGGGCAACGACCTGTATGGCGGCACGTTTCGCCTGTTCGACAAGGTCCGTCAGCGCAGTGCCGGGCACCGCTTCAGCTTTGTCGACCTGACCGATCTATCGGCATTCGAAGCGTCATTGCAGGATGACACGCGGATGGTCATGGTCGAGACGCCGACCAATCCGTTACTGAGCCTGTCAGACCTGGCCGCCATCGCCCGCATCTGCCGCGCACGCGGCATCATCTGCGTCGCCGACAACACTTTCGCCAGCCCGTATATCCAGCGGCCGCTGGAGTTGGGCTTCGACATCGTCCTGCATTCGACGACCAAATACTTGAACGGCCACTCGGACGTGATCGGCGGTATTGCCGTGGTCGGGCAAAACGCTGAACTGGCCGAGAAACTGGGCTTTTTGCAGAACGCCGTCGGCGCAATTGCCGGGCCATTCGACGCCTTTCTGACCCTGCGCGGGGTGAAAACTCTGGCGCTGCGCATGGAGCGCCACTGCAGCAATGCGCTGGAACTGGCGCAGTGGCTGGAGCAGCAAGCGCAGGTCAAGCGCGTTCACTACCCAGGCCTGCCGTCGCACCCGCAGCACGAATTGGCCAAGCGCCAAATGCACGGTTTCGGCGGCATGATTTCCGTCGATCTGAACACGGATCTGGCCGGTGCCCGACGCTTTCTCGAGAATGTGAAGATCTTCGCCCTAGCGGAAAGTCTCGGCGGTGTGGAAAGCCTGATTGAGCACCCGGCGATCATGACCCACGCGACCATTCCGGCGCAGACCCGCGCGAAGCTGGGGATCGGCGACGGTCTGGTGCGCCTGTCAGTCGGGGTTGAGGACCTCGACGATCTGCGCGCCGATCTGGCGCAGGCGCTGCAATCGATCTGA
- a CDS encoding amidase, giving the protein MIEVTEVSIAQLRAALASGQTTSVELVQAYLARIDAYDGPDTPTALNAVVVRNPDALKEAQAADERRAKGETLGPLDGIPYTAKDSYLVKGLTAASGSPAFVDLVAHRDAFTIERLRAAGAICLGKTNMPPMANGGMQRGVYGRAESPYNAEYLTAPFASGSSNGAGTATAASFAAFGLAEETWSSGRGPASNNGLCAYTPSRGVISVRGNWPLTPTMDVVVPYARTMADLLEVLDVVVAEDSDTRGDLWRLQPWVPIPSVMSVRPASYAELAVKADALAGKRLGVPKMYINADPDAGTSTEPGIGGPTGQRINTRESVIDLWKQARAALEAAGAEVIEVDFPLVSNCEGDRPGAPTVFNRGIVSKEFLHHELWDLSAWAFDDFLRANGDPKLNRLADVDGPKIFPHDPGTLPNREGDLAAGMDEYVRMAERGITPWDQIPTLADGLRGLEKTRKLDLEDWMDALKLDAVLFPTVADVGPADADVNPQSADIAWSNGVWVANGNLAIRHLGVPTVTVPMGIMADIGMPAGLTFAGRAYDDSTLLRLASAFESTGCKRQVPPRTPPLS; this is encoded by the coding sequence ATGATCGAAGTCACTGAAGTGTCCATTGCCCAATTGCGCGCAGCGCTGGCGTCCGGCCAGACCACCTCGGTCGAGCTGGTGCAGGCGTATCTGGCGCGGATCGATGCCTACGATGGGCCCGACACCCCTACCGCGCTCAACGCCGTGGTGGTGCGCAATCCCGACGCCTTGAAAGAAGCGCAAGCCGCCGACGAGCGTCGCGCCAAGGGCGAAACCCTCGGCCCGCTTGATGGGATTCCCTACACCGCCAAAGACAGTTATCTGGTCAAAGGCCTGACGGCGGCGTCCGGCAGCCCGGCGTTTGTCGATCTTGTGGCCCATCGCGACGCGTTCACCATCGAGCGCCTGCGCGCGGCCGGGGCGATTTGCCTGGGCAAGACCAACATGCCACCGATGGCCAATGGCGGCATGCAGCGCGGTGTATATGGCCGCGCCGAGAGTCCCTATAACGCCGAATACCTGACCGCTCCGTTCGCTTCCGGCTCTTCCAACGGTGCCGGGACCGCCACCGCCGCCAGTTTCGCGGCGTTCGGTCTGGCCGAAGAAACCTGGTCGAGCGGTCGCGGCCCGGCGTCGAACAATGGCTTGTGCGCCTATACGCCGTCGCGCGGGGTGATTTCGGTGCGCGGCAACTGGCCGCTGACGCCGACCATGGATGTCGTCGTGCCGTATGCGCGCACCATGGCCGACCTGCTCGAAGTGCTTGATGTGGTCGTCGCCGAAGACAGCGACACCCGTGGCGATCTCTGGCGTTTGCAGCCTTGGGTGCCGATCCCGAGCGTCATGTCGGTGCGCCCTGCTTCCTATGCTGAACTGGCAGTGAAGGCCGACGCACTGGCCGGCAAGCGTTTGGGTGTGCCGAAGATGTACATCAACGCCGACCCCGACGCCGGTACCAGCACAGAGCCAGGCATCGGTGGCCCGACCGGCCAACGCATCAACACCCGCGAGTCGGTGATCGATCTGTGGAAACAGGCGCGCGCTGCGCTGGAAGCTGCCGGCGCCGAAGTCATCGAAGTCGATTTCCCGCTGGTTTCCAACTGCGAGGGCGACCGTCCCGGTGCGCCGACCGTGTTCAATCGCGGCATCGTTTCCAAAGAGTTTCTGCATCACGAATTGTGGGATCTGTCGGCCTGGGCCTTTGATGATTTCCTGCGCGCGAACGGCGATCCGAAGCTCAACCGTCTGGCCGATGTCGATGGGCCGAAAATATTCCCGCACGATCCCGGCACACTGCCCAATCGCGAAGGCGATCTGGCGGCCGGCATGGACGAATACGTGCGCATGGCCGAGCGCGGCATTACGCCGTGGGATCAGATCCCGACCCTGGCAGACGGCCTGCGAGGCCTGGAGAAAACCCGCAAGCTCGATCTTGAAGACTGGATGGATGCGCTGAAACTCGATGCCGTGCTGTTCCCGACGGTGGCCGATGTCGGCCCGGCGGATGCCGACGTCAATCCACAATCGGCAGACATTGCCTGGAGCAACGGCGTGTGGGTCGCCAACGGCAACCTCGCGATTCGCCACTTGGGCGTGCCGACGGTGACGGTGCCGATGGGCATCATGGCCGACATCGGCATGCCCGCCGGGCTGACCTTTGCCGGCCGTGCCTATGACGATTCGACGTTGCTGCGTCTGGCGTCGGCGTTCGAATCGACCGGCTGCAAGCGCCAGGTGCCGCCGCGCACACCACCGCTTTCCTGA
- a CDS encoding GNAT family N-acetyltransferase, producing the protein MSDRPTIQAVAAADIADVLTFALNARAELFPKLSATGTPDDLARFAEVYLHGEGCFLIARDKGQIVASIGYLPYDRRFPNLSYPGLKTVEVVRLFVLPSQRRSGLAAALYQALKERALADGVEVIYLHTHPFLPGAIAFWQRQGFEIIAVDPDPVWQTTHMHAFIRGSEGSAHRQTGLSGNAP; encoded by the coding sequence ATGAGTGATCGACCGACTATTCAGGCAGTGGCCGCCGCCGACATTGCCGATGTGCTGACCTTTGCCCTCAACGCCCGCGCCGAGCTGTTTCCCAAGCTCAGCGCAACCGGCACCCCCGATGATCTGGCACGCTTCGCCGAGGTGTATCTGCACGGCGAAGGTTGCTTTCTGATTGCCCGCGATAAGGGGCAGATTGTCGCCTCGATCGGCTATTTGCCGTATGACCGACGCTTCCCGAATCTGTCGTATCCCGGCCTCAAAACAGTGGAAGTCGTGCGCCTGTTCGTCCTGCCGTCGCAACGTCGCTCGGGTCTGGCGGCGGCGCTGTATCAAGCGCTGAAGGAGCGGGCGCTCGCCGATGGAGTGGAAGTGATTTACCTGCACACCCATCCGTTTCTACCGGGCGCTATCGCCTTCTGGCAGCGGCAGGGGTTCGAGATTATTGCGGTCGACCCGGACCCGGTCTGGCAAACCACGCACATGCACGCGTTTATCCGTGGAAGCGAAGGATCTGCGCACCGTCAAACGGGTCTGTCAGGTAATGCGCCCTGA
- a CDS encoding TerC family protein, which translates to MPATNINIGEPWMWGAFIVFVLAMLALDLFVFGGRKAHRVSVREALSWVIAWCLLALSFAGLLWWYLHGTFGSEIAQQKTLEFLTGYLIEQSLSIDNMFVFVMIFSYFAVPPELQRRVLLYGVLGAIVMRAVMIFAGVWLVSQFEWLLYAFGVFLIITGIKMLVFAEHQPDLDNNPLLRWVRGHMRITSSFHGERFFILQNGVRWATPMFLVLVLIEASDLMFAVDSIPAIFAVTTDPFIVFTSNIFAIMGLRALYFLLADMADRFHLLKYGLAIVLVFIGGKMVVMPWFHMPVEWSLAVVGGVILSSVLLSLVVTRKQNQTEPL; encoded by the coding sequence ATGCCCGCTACGAACATCAATATCGGCGAGCCCTGGATGTGGGGCGCCTTCATCGTTTTCGTTCTTGCCATGCTGGCACTGGATCTGTTCGTCTTCGGCGGGCGCAAGGCGCATCGCGTGTCGGTACGTGAAGCGTTGTCCTGGGTGATTGCCTGGTGCCTGCTGGCGCTGAGCTTCGCCGGCCTGCTCTGGTGGTATCTGCACGGCACATTCGGCAGCGAAATCGCCCAACAGAAAACTCTCGAATTCCTCACTGGCTATTTGATCGAACAGTCGCTGTCGATCGACAACATGTTTGTCTTCGTGATGATCTTCAGTTATTTCGCGGTGCCGCCAGAGTTGCAGCGCCGGGTGTTGTTGTACGGCGTGCTCGGCGCGATCGTGATGCGCGCGGTGATGATTTTCGCCGGGGTCTGGCTGGTGTCGCAGTTCGAATGGCTGCTGTATGCGTTCGGGGTGTTCCTGATCATCACCGGGATCAAGATGCTGGTGTTCGCCGAGCACCAGCCGGACCTCGACAACAATCCGTTGCTGCGCTGGGTGCGCGGGCATATGCGCATCACCAGCAGTTTTCATGGCGAACGTTTTTTCATTCTGCAGAACGGCGTGCGCTGGGCGACACCGATGTTTCTGGTGCTGGTGCTGATCGAGGCCAGTGACCTGATGTTTGCGGTCGACAGCATCCCGGCGATCTTCGCTGTCACTACCGATCCGTTCATCGTCTTCACCTCGAACATCTTCGCGATCATGGGCCTGCGCGCGCTGTATTTCCTGCTGGCAGACATGGCTGACCGCTTCCACCTGCTCAAATACGGCCTGGCGATCGTGCTGGTGTTTATCGGCGGCAAAATGGTGGTGATGCCCTGGTTTCACATGCCGGTGGAATGGTCGCTGGCGGTGGTCGGCGGGGTGATTTTGAGTTCGGTGTTGTTGAGTCTGGTGGTCACCAGAAAACAAAACCAGACCGAACCCCTGTAG
- a CDS encoding bile acid:sodium symporter family protein, with protein MTRPRFLPDNFTLTLIGVVLLASFLPASGQVAVGFGWLTNIAIALLFFLHGAKLSRESIIAGAGHWRLHLLVFGLTFVLFPLLGLALKPLLSPLVGDQLYMGMLYLCALPATVQSAIAFTSLARGNIPAAICSAAASSLFGIFLTPLLVTLLLNVHGDGGSTLDAIVKISVQLLLPFIAGQIARRWIGAWVGRNKNWLKFVDQGSILLVVYGAFSEAVNEGIWHQIPLVELMGLVVVCCILLTLVLLASTLLSKAFGFSLEDRITILFCGSKKSLATGVPMAQVLFAGSTIGVLILPLMLFHQIQLMVCAVLAQRYAKRQESVPELMAQVDP; from the coding sequence ATGACGCGCCCAAGATTTCTTCCCGACAACTTCACCCTGACCTTGATCGGCGTCGTGCTGCTCGCCAGTTTTCTGCCGGCCAGCGGACAAGTCGCGGTCGGCTTCGGCTGGCTGACCAACATCGCCATCGCCCTGCTGTTTTTCCTGCATGGCGCCAAGTTGTCCCGCGAGTCGATCATCGCTGGCGCCGGCCACTGGCGTTTGCATTTACTGGTGTTCGGTTTGACCTTCGTCCTGTTTCCGCTCCTCGGTCTGGCGCTCAAACCGCTACTGTCGCCATTGGTCGGTGATCAGCTGTACATGGGCATGCTTTACCTCTGCGCATTGCCGGCCACGGTTCAGTCGGCGATCGCGTTCACCTCACTGGCCCGGGGCAACATTCCGGCTGCGATCTGCAGCGCGGCGGCGTCGAGTCTGTTCGGAATTTTCCTCACGCCGTTGCTGGTGACGCTATTGCTGAATGTCCACGGCGACGGCGGCTCGACCCTCGATGCGATTGTGAAGATCAGCGTGCAACTGCTGCTGCCATTCATCGCCGGACAGATCGCCCGACGCTGGATCGGCGCGTGGGTGGGGCGCAACAAGAACTGGCTGAAGTTTGTCGACCAGGGTTCGATCCTGCTGGTGGTTTATGGTGCTTTCAGCGAGGCGGTCAATGAAGGTATCTGGCATCAGATCCCGCTTGTCGAGCTAATGGGTCTGGTTGTGGTGTGCTGCATTCTGCTGACGCTGGTACTGCTGGCGTCGACCCTGCTCAGCAAAGCGTTCGGCTTCAGCCTGGAAGACCGCATCACGATTCTTTTCTGCGGCTCGAAAAAGAGCTTGGCCACCGGCGTGCCGATGGCTCAAGTGTTGTTTGCCGGCAGCACCATTGGCGTGTTGATCCTGCCGCTGATGTTGTTTCATCAGATTCAGTTGATGGTGTGCGCGGTGTTGGCGCAGCGCTATGCGAAACGGCAGGAATCGGTTCCGGAGTTGATGGCGCAAGTCGACCCGTAA
- a CDS encoding purine-cytosine permease family protein → MSQMTRQDPLIENHTVDYVPLAERHGKARDLFTLWFSTNIAPLPIVTGAMVVQVFHLDLLWGLLAIALGHMIGGVVIALASAQGPRMGIPQMVQSRGQFGRYGALLIVFFAAIIYIGFFISNIVLAGKSIVGIAPSVPAPLSILIGALAATAIGVIGYNFIHTLNRIGTWVMGGALLAGFVYIFAHDLPADFFTRGSFNLSGWLATVSLGIIWQISFSPYVSDYSRYLPADIGIAKPFWATYLGATLGTILSFTFGAVAVLATPEGTEAMVAVKQSTGWLGPILMVLFLLNIISHNALNLYGAVLSIITSIQTFASQWTPSIKVRVMLSSVILAACCVVALGASADFISEFIGLILALLLVLVPWASINLIDFYLIKRSNYDIASIFRADGGIYGRFNLHAIVAYFIGIIVQLPFANTSLYVGPYANLVEGADLSWLVGLVVTVPLYYCLATRGQAQQSRAAKLSYRS, encoded by the coding sequence ATGTCCCAGATGACCCGGCAAGATCCGTTGATCGAGAACCATACGGTCGACTACGTCCCACTCGCGGAACGCCACGGGAAGGCCCGCGACCTATTCACCCTTTGGTTCAGCACCAACATTGCGCCACTGCCCATCGTTACCGGCGCCATGGTGGTTCAAGTGTTCCATCTCGATCTGTTGTGGGGCCTGCTGGCGATTGCGCTGGGCCACATGATCGGCGGTGTGGTAATTGCGCTGGCCTCGGCGCAGGGGCCGCGCATGGGCATTCCGCAGATGGTCCAGAGTCGCGGCCAGTTCGGCCGTTACGGTGCGCTGTTGATCGTGTTCTTCGCGGCGATCATCTACATCGGTTTCTTCATTTCCAACATCGTGTTGGCGGGCAAATCCATCGTCGGCATCGCGCCTTCGGTGCCAGCACCGCTGAGCATTCTGATCGGTGCGCTCGCCGCCACGGCAATCGGCGTGATCGGCTACAACTTCATTCACACGCTCAACCGTATCGGCACCTGGGTGATGGGTGGCGCGTTACTGGCGGGCTTCGTTTACATCTTCGCCCATGACTTGCCGGCGGATTTCTTCACCCGTGGCAGCTTCAACCTCTCCGGATGGCTGGCGACGGTGTCGCTGGGGATCATCTGGCAGATCAGTTTCTCGCCGTACGTTTCCGACTATTCGCGTTATCTGCCGGCCGACATCGGCATCGCCAAGCCGTTCTGGGCGACCTATCTGGGCGCGACGCTGGGCACGATTCTGTCCTTCACGTTCGGCGCGGTGGCGGTACTTGCGACGCCGGAAGGCACCGAGGCGATGGTCGCGGTCAAACAGTCGACCGGTTGGCTGGGGCCGATTCTGATGGTGCTGTTTTTGCTCAATATCATCAGCCACAACGCGCTCAATCTGTACGGTGCGGTGCTGTCGATCATCACCTCGATCCAGACCTTCGCCAGTCAGTGGACGCCGAGCATCAAGGTGCGCGTGATGCTGTCGAGCGTGATATTGGCCGCTTGCTGCGTGGTTGCGCTTGGTGCGTCAGCGGATTTCATTTCCGAATTCATCGGGCTGATTCTGGCGCTGCTGCTGGTGCTGGTGCCGTGGGCTTCGATCAACCTGATCGACTTCTACCTGATCAAGCGTAGCAACTATGACATCGCCTCGATCTTCCGCGCAGACGGCGGGATTTACGGACGATTCAACCTGCACGCGATTGTCGCCTACTTCATCGGCATCATCGTGCAATTGCCGTTTGCCAACACCTCGCTGTATGTCGGGCCTTACGCCAATCTGGTTGAAGGTGCGGATCTGTCATGGCTGGTGGGCTTGGTGGTTACCGTGCCGCTGTATTACTGCCTGGCGACCCGCGGTCAGGCGCAGCAGAGCAGGGCGGCCAAACTGAGCTATCGCTCCTGA
- a CDS encoding AraC family transcriptional regulator, whose product MPPKGHDKSVRRSVPGLPSLPRPLYGRTESLPNRALTRRHSHPWVQLSYAIQGVLEVQTSVGRFVAPPERAVWIPAGMPHRVFSSPHTEMRSLYIDCSVAGWAVERCHVLGVSDLLRELIRAFSEVPVEYDQSGAHGRLAQVILDQLADAPQIDLMLPLPQDARLRQIYQSLEQHPEQQTTLSHWSERFGVTEKTLTRLFLRDTGLTFRAWRQRLRLLGALTPLERGERVTDVALACGYESTSAFISAFRQQFGETPGEFFR is encoded by the coding sequence ATGCCGCCAAAAGGACACGACAAGAGCGTCAGACGCAGTGTTCCCGGGCTGCCCAGCCTGCCGCGTCCGTTGTATGGCCGCACCGAATCGCTGCCCAATCGTGCGCTGACCCGACGTCACAGCCACCCGTGGGTGCAGTTGTCGTACGCGATTCAGGGCGTGCTCGAAGTGCAGACCAGCGTCGGCCGCTTCGTTGCGCCGCCCGAGCGGGCGGTGTGGATCCCGGCGGGAATGCCCCATCGGGTATTCAGTTCGCCGCACACTGAAATGCGCAGCCTGTATATCGATTGCAGCGTTGCCGGCTGGGCTGTCGAGCGTTGTCATGTGCTGGGTGTCAGCGATCTGCTGCGAGAGTTGATTCGCGCGTTCAGCGAGGTGCCGGTGGAGTATGACCAGAGTGGCGCGCATGGACGGCTGGCTCAGGTGATCCTCGATCAACTGGCTGACGCTCCGCAGATCGACCTGATGTTGCCGCTGCCCCAGGACGCGCGGTTGCGACAGATCTATCAAAGCCTGGAGCAACATCCGGAACAGCAGACCACGCTCAGTCACTGGAGCGAGAGATTCGGCGTCACCGAGAAAACCCTGACCCGGTTGTTTCTGCGTGACACCGGCCTGACCTTCCGCGCCTGGCGCCAGCGCTTGCGCCTGCTCGGGGCGCTGACACCGCTGGAACGCGGCGAGCGGGTGACCGACGTCGCACTGGCTTGCGGATATGAATCGACTTCCGCCTTCATTTCGGCCTTCAGACAGCAGTTCGGAGAGACGCCTGGAGAATTTTTCCGCTGA